In a genomic window of Ranitomeya imitator isolate aRanImi1 chromosome 5, aRanImi1.pri, whole genome shotgun sequence:
- the DLL1 gene encoding delta-like protein 1: MGPQSAVILLIAAALLGQVTCSGLFELKLQEFVNKKGPSGNVNCCLRGGTAALQGLQQCECRTFFRICLKHYQSSVSPEPPCTYGSAVTPVLGSNSFSVADTASAEPGFTNPIRFAFGFTWPGTFSLIIEALHADSTDDLGTENPERLISRLTTQRHLTVGEEWSQDLHSSGRTELKYSYRFVCDEYYYGEGCSDYCRPRDDAFGHFYCGEKGEKICNPGWKGQYCTEPICLPGCDEHHGYCEKPGECKCRVGWQGRYCDECIRYPGCLHGTCQQPWQCNCQEGWGGLFCNQDLNYCTHHKPCKNGATCTNTGQGSYTCSCRPGYTGSSCEIEINECDANPCKNGGSCTDLENSYTCTCPPGFYGKNCELSAMTCADGPCFNGGRCTDNPDGGYSCLCPFTYSGFNCEKKIDYCSSNPCANGAHCEDLGNAYICQCQEGFSGRHCDDNLDDCASFPCQNGATCQDGINDYSCTCPPGYTGKNCSMPVSKCEHNPCHNGATCHERNNRYVCECAHGYGGLNCQFLLPENTMETNKYVERPSGQFPWIAVCAGIILVLLLLLGCAAVVVYVRLRTQRKHPLPSATRGETKTMNNLATCHREKDISVSIIGTTQIKNTNKKVDFLSESNNDKNGFKTRYPSVDYNLVYELKSEDTTKEERRQCEAKCSSNDSDSEDLHSSHLRSNSSEKRRPDSNYSSSKDTKYQSVYVISDEKDECIIATEV, translated from the exons ATGGGACCTCAGTCCGCGGTCATCCTCCTGATTGCGGCCGCGCTCCTGGGCCAG GTCACTTGCTCCGGACTCTTTGAGCTGAAGCTGCAGGAGTTTGTCAATAAGAAGGGTCCTAGTGGGAACGTGAACTGCTGCCTCCGCGGCGGGACGGCCGCTCTCCAGGGGCTGCAGCAGTGCGAGTGCAGGACCTTCTTCAGGATCTGCCTGAAGCACTACCAGAGCAGCGTGTCCCCCGAGCCGCCCTGCACCTACGGCAGCGCCGTCACCCCCGTGCTGGGCTCCAACTCCTTCAGCGTCGCGGACACGGCCAGCGCGGAGCCCGGCTTCACCAACCCCATCCGCTTCGCCTTCGGATTCACCTGGCCT GGCACCTTCTCCCTCATCATCGAAGCCTTGCACGCGGATTCCACAGACGATCTGGGCACAG AGAACCCAGAGCGTCTGATCAGCCGTCTCACCACTCAGAGACATCTGACCGTGGGTGAAGAGTGGTCCCAGGACTTGCACAGCAGTGGCCGCACCGAGCTCAAATACTCCTACCGCTTTGTGTGCGATGAGTACTACTACGGGGAAGGCTGCTCGGACTACTGCCGGCCCAGGGATGACGCTTTTGGACACTTTTACTGTGGTGAAAAAGGAGAGAAGATCTGCAATCCCGGCTGGAAGGGACAGTACTGCACAGAGC CAATCTGTCTTCCTGGATGTGATGAGCACCATGGTTATTGTGAGAAGCCCGGGGAGTGCAA ATGCCGTGTCGGTTGGCAAGGCCGCTACTGCGATGAATGCATCCGCTATCCAGGTTGTCTACATGGCACATGCCAACAGCCATGGCAATGCAACTGCCAAGAAGGATGGGGCGGCCTGTTCTGTAATCAAG ATCTTAACTACTGCACACACCACAAACCTTGCAAGAATGGAGCCACCTGCACTAACACAGGCCAAGGAAGCTACACGTGCTCCTGCCGTCCGGGCTACACGGGGTCCAGCTGCGAGATTGAGATCAATGAATGTGATGCCAACCCCTGCAAAAATGGAGGAAGCTGTACG GACCTAGAAAATAGCTATACCTGTACATGTCCACCAGGCTTCTATGGTAAAAACTGTGAGCTGAGTGCCATGACCTGTGCTGATGGACCATGCTTCAATGGAGGCAGATGCACCGATAACCCAGATGGCGGATACAGCTGCCTCTGCCCTTTCACATACTCCGGCTTCAATTGTGAAAAGAAAATTGATTATTGCAGTTCCAATCCCTGTGCCAATG GAGCCCACTGTGAAGACCTTGGAAATGCCTACATATGCCAGTGCCAGGAAGGCTTCTCTGGTAGACACTGTGATGATAACTTGGATGACTGTGCTTCCTTCCCCTGCCAAAATGGCGCCACATGCCAGGATGGGATTAATGACTACTCTTGTACCTGCCCACCTGGGTACACTGGGAAGAATTGTAGCATGCCTGTCAGCAAATGCGAGCACAACCCATGCCACAATGGGGCAACATGCCATGAGAGAAACAACCGTTACGTGTGTGAATGTGCTCATGGCTATGGTGGACTTAACTGCCAGTTTTTGTTGCCTGAAAATACCATGGAAACCAATAAGTACGTAGAAAGGCCAAGTGGACAGTTTCCCTGGATTGCAGTGTGTGCTGGTATAATCCTGGTATTACTGCTGCTGCTAGGTTGTGCGGCTGTAGTTGTTTATGTGCGTCTTAGGACGCAGAGGAAGCATCCCTTGCCTTCGGCTACTCGTGGCGAGACCAAGACTATGAATAATTTGGCAACCTGCCACCGTGAAAAGGACATTTCTGTAAGCATCATAGGCACCACTCAGATTAAAAACACAAATAAGAAGGTAGACTTTCTCAGCGAAAGCAATAATGATAAAAATGGCTTCAAGACCCGATACCCTTCTGTGGATTACAATTTAGTATATGAGCTGAAGAGTGAGGACACTACCAAGGAGGAGCGAAGGCAATGTGAAGCCAAGTGCAGCTCAAATGACTCCGACTCAGAGGATCTACACTCATCACATTTAAGAAG TAATTCTTCAGAAAAACGGAGACCAGACTCAAATTACTCCTCATCAAAAGACACAAAATATCAGTCGGTATACGTCATATCAGATGAGAAAGATGAATGCATCATAGCAACTGAG GTGTAA